TGACCGTTCCCGCTTCCGCCGCACCAATGGGTGTGCCTTTCGGGGCACTGATGTCTAAACCGGAATGAAATTCCCGGCCTCGATAACCATAGCGAGAGGAAATAGTCCCCCTGATCGGCCAGGCCAGTTCGCCGGAACCGCCGTCACCCCGGGAGGCCACCATCACCTTGGTGCCTCGCAGCACGACCTTATCCTGCGGCTCCTTGAGCACCTGCTCCGCCAGGACTTCCTTTGAAACCTCACGACCGTTGCGCTCTACGATCCGGTACACCACCGACTTCTGGCCGGCCACCCCGGGCTTTTTCACCCGCTCCTGGCCGCGGTACATGCTGTCATCAGACTCGTACTTGGTCTTGAAAGGAATGCTTTCATCTTTTTTCAGGCTGTAGGTAGTCACCACATGGAGCAAGGGTTCCGCCTTCACCAGTTTCAATTCCTGGCCAATGGACAAGAGCTCGCTCTTCAACTCGGGATTGGCCGCTTTCAGTTCGTCTACCGTCATGCCGTGTCTCCTGGCAATGGTCCACAAGGAGTCCCCTTCCACCACCCGGTAGATCTCCATCTTTTCCGTCCCGTGATACAGCAATTTCTCCAAAACCTTAGGATCGGAAAAGGCATCCACGGAGCATTCCCTGGGTTCAAAAACCACGTTCTCCTCGAAAGCTACGGTCTCTACCGATAATCCTTCTTTTTCGGCAGGCACGTATTTTTGCTTAATGGCAGCGATAATTCCCTTGGCGGTAGCATAATCCGGAACAATACCTATTTCTTTCCCGTCGATCACAATAGCCGTGGCTTCCGCCACAAAACTAAGGTTTTCTTCCAAGATCGGTTTCAAACCTTGTGCTGCCGTTATTTCCTGCTTCTTCACCCGTACCGGTGCATAGGTTACTTCTTCCAGATGCCGGACGGGACCGTATACACTTTGTTCCCGCAAGAGTTCCTGTAATATTTCAACGGCTTCCGTTTCCTGCGCCACGTAAGCTACCGGCTCTCCGTCAATCACTACTGCGTAAGCATTGGGCTTCGTGAGGGTGTAGTATCCTATGCCACTGGCCAGGACAACGGCCAGCCCAGCTGCTACGAAGCGGACAGCCTTTTTCCTGAGCTGCTCTTTCGCCCGGCCAAACCAGGCACGGAGATGCTGCCCCGCTTCCTCACTGTACTTCAAGTCAACCCCTCCTGTGCAACAAGATCGGCAACCTGTAACCACCCTGATGTTATTCGCCGGGGGGACAAGCTATTCCTGCCGGGGTGATTAACACTTGCCAATTTTTTTCCCAGGTCGACATATTACTGTTACTATAGTCTATGATGTGCCGGGGACAAAGAGTACCTGTTCCGGTTATTTCATTCGTCTCAGGCACTCCAGGTAAATAGCGCACTCCAGCCTTTTCTTCTGCAGCCGGCACCCGGTTTCATAGGGTTCGAATAAGGAACCGGTATGGGCCTCGGCGTTGGCGTGACAGCCGCCGCTGCATAAAAACCTGGCCCAGCAAGCGCGGCAGGCTTCTTTATTGTAAATGTGGGCCTCCCTAAACCGGCGGCTCACTTCTTCCTCAACTATGCCTTGCCACACATCCCCCAGCTTGTAACCGGTCCGGCCGACAAACTGGTGGCAGGGGTACAGGTCCCCTTCCGGCGTTACCGCCAGGTATTCAAAGCCGGCCCCGCACCCGGTCAACCGCTTGGGCAGGCATGGCCCTTGCTCCAGGTCCACGTTAAAATGAAAGAAGTCGAAAGGCCTGCCTTCCGCCGCCCGTGCCAGGTATAAATCCACCAGCCGGTCGTACTCGGCATAGATTTGGGGCAAGTCTTCCTCCCGGAAGGCATAATCGTCTTCCGGCCGGGCCACCACCGGTTCTATCGACAAGGAGACGAAGCCCAAATCATGCAGGTGGCGTACATCCTCGGCAAAGTCCAAATTGAACCTGGTGTAGGTGCCCCGGATATAATAATCCGTGGGCTTCAACTGGGCCACCAGCCGCCGGTAACGGGGCACAATCCGGTGATAACTGCCCTGCCCGCCGGCCATGGGCCGCATCCGGTCATTCACTTCCGGCCGGCCGTCAATACTCAGCACTAAACTCACGTTTTGTTCCCGCAAGAAAGCCGCCGTGTCATCATCGAGCAGCATCCCGTTGGTGGTAAGGGTAAA
This region of Clostridia bacterium genomic DNA includes:
- a CDS encoding M23 family metallopeptidase; amino-acid sequence: MKYSEEAGQHLRAWFGRAKEQLRKKAVRFVAAGLAVVLASGIGYYTLTKPNAYAVVIDGEPVAYVAQETEAVEILQELLREQSVYGPVRHLEEVTYAPVRVKKQEITAAQGLKPILEENLSFVAEATAIVIDGKEIGIVPDYATAKGIIAAIKQKYVPAEKEGLSVETVAFEENVVFEPRECSVDAFSDPKVLEKLLYHGTEKMEIYRVVEGDSLWTIARRHGMTVDELKAANPELKSELLSIGQELKLVKAEPLLHVVTTYSLKKDESIPFKTKYESDDSMYRGQERVKKPGVAGQKSVVYRIVERNGREVSKEVLAEQVLKEPQDKVVLRGTKVMVASRGDGGSGELAWPIRGTISSRYGYRGREFHSGLDISAPKGTPIGAAEAGTVIFAGRSGNYGLMVTIDHGNGLTTRYAHCSELKVKVGDQVTRGQVIALVGSTGRATGNHLHFEVRVNGAAKNPLNYLR
- a CDS encoding SPASM domain-containing protein, whose amino-acid sequence is FTLTTNGMLLDDDTAAFLREQNVSLVLSIDGRPEVNDRMRPMAGGQGSYHRIVPRYRRLVAQLKPTDYYIRGTYTRFNLDFAEDVRHLHDLGFVSLSIEPVVARPEDDYAFREEDLPQIYAEYDRLVDLYLARAAEGRPFDFFHFNVDLEQGPCLPKRLTGCGAGFEYLAVTPEGDLYPCHQFVGRTGYKLGDVWQGIVEEEVSRRFREAHIYNKEACRACWARFLCSGGCHANAEAHTGSLFEPYETGCRLQKKRLECAIYLECLRRMK